The following are encoded together in the Candidatus Aegiribacteria sp. genome:
- a CDS encoding T9SS type A sorting domain-containing protein, giving the protein MKLSLFLLIPIFCFTVTGQWLEQTDWSGGPGEQGPLWEFEDTFWTSYQINWSTTGKLFLQFERTQQNLSESCLPATSIYPDTGTLESSIAWVPMATSWEIVWGNIEWVSNEPVNTSVSFQLRTGMTPVTMGDWTDPITESGTYLGDILPDTILLIQYRAILNTTDPSLTPELEWVKIEGMYPGGIEDPFSSGDQYEALSITPNPSFGSVTVNVNLLSSESFVNLRMYDLAGKLIRTAFEGELQQGSHSFTMNDLTSGIYFVRLESDCATDLRKVVILGNSR; this is encoded by the coding sequence ATGAAGCTGTCACTCTTTTTACTGATACCTATTTTCTGTTTTACAGTAACGGGTCAATGGTTGGAGCAGACTGACTGGTCCGGAGGACCCGGGGAACAGGGGCCGCTGTGGGAGTTCGAAGATACATTCTGGACCAGCTATCAGATAAACTGGTCAACAACAGGCAAATTATTTCTGCAATTCGAGCGGACACAGCAGAATCTTTCTGAATCCTGTCTCCCTGCAACAAGTATATATCCGGATACCGGTACTCTTGAATCATCTATTGCGTGGGTGCCGATGGCAACAAGCTGGGAAATCGTCTGGGGTAATATTGAATGGGTTTCAAATGAGCCTGTGAATACTTCTGTCAGTTTTCAGCTGAGAACAGGTATGACTCCGGTAACGATGGGAGATTGGACCGATCCGATAACGGAATCGGGGACTTACCTCGGTGATATTCTGCCAGACACGATCCTGCTTATCCAGTACAGAGCCATTCTGAATACCACGGATCCAAGCTTAACACCGGAACTGGAGTGGGTTAAGATAGAAGGAATGTATCCCGGAGGAATAGAAGATCCTTTTTCCAGTGGCGATCAATATGAAGCTCTTTCGATAACACCAAATCCATCGTTCGGCTCAGTTACAGTAAATGTGAATCTCTTATCATCCGAATCTTTCGTAAATCTTCGGATGTATGATCTTGCCGGAAAGCTGATCAGAACAGCATTTGAAGGAGAACTGCAGCAGGGCAGCCATTCATTCACAATGAACGATCTCACTTCCGGAATATATTTTGTCAGGCTGGAATCAGATTGTGCGACCGACTTGCGGAAAGTGGTGATTCTGGGAAACTCCCGGTAA